One window of the Carassius auratus strain Wakin chromosome 20, ASM336829v1, whole genome shotgun sequence genome contains the following:
- the LOC113120700 gene encoding uncharacterized protein LOC113120700 isoform X2 encodes MDSIEKAIQAVLPQLDEAKLETLVNELVKVGVEGPDDLQFIQEDDIKHLLTPIQCRKIIHSLKVCNAGPSNPQLIPSSSEPLSVAYSSTCPISSVSTISAWVNSFEVPWNKVRLTLRRAVDAGERPAPDDRRHLIKVTVDAMRERSLNPTRRECVVVAKAITQKYPNSFLDKNEEGDLIGCGYFSIINQLKTRVEYLNRGNSLSRLRKHKRTQRDDEDGDDDQPAVATCARIDSYGCVRWQPADYPDGETSASLEEKKLEMIDIFSREGLKGAERGRVEDLMAITYAKQREYINAKPSPSILNVGKEWPFLFSQKFLLSHFTTLTNVELYTRLNEDMDKKGKRLLDFFSSQITKWRKEVRAVLKEAIKKGREGSDGLAAMLVMLAHFKEQEESLFLIADVDEPPVFQVNTGDYHSRRRRGPAVSPSHSKDHHARRDNPDCKKMDAVDRGEGRNPTWCSHGRLHHCLGRSFRLLLCIQARVSGGSQHNTGVCSEVFSQD; translated from the exons ATGGACTCCATTGAGAAGGCAATACAGGCCGTGCTACCACAGCTAGATGAAGCAAAGCTTGAAACTTTAGTCAATGAGTTGGTGAAAGTAGGTGTTGAAGGACCAGATGATCTGCAGTTTATTCAAGAAGATGACATCAAACATCTGCTTacacccattcagtgcagaaaAATTATTCATTCCTTGAAAG TGTGTAATGCAGGTCCTTCCAATCCCCAGCTGATCCCTTCATCGTCTGAGCCACTGTCAGTTGCCTATTCCAGCACATGCCCCATATCATCTGTAAGCACCATCTCTGCATGGGTGAACAGTTTTGAGGTGCCATGGAACAAAGTGAGGCTGACTCTTAGAAGAGCAGTAGATGCTGGTGAGAGGCCAGCTCCGGATGACCGCAGACACTTGATAAAAGTCACTGTTGATGCGATGAGAGAGCGTTCCTTGAACCCTACTCGCAGAGAGTGTGTGGTAGTGGCTAAAGCTATAActcaaaaatatccaaatagctttTTAGACAAAAATGAAGAGGGGGACCTAATTGGATGTGGGTATTTCAGCATTATAAATCAGCTCAAAACCAGAGTAGAATATTTGAATCGAGGCAACTCTCTTTCCCGTCTGAGGAAGCACAAACGCACCCAGAGAGATGATGAGGATGGTGATGATGACCAGCCAGCAGTAGCTACATGTGCAAGAATCGACAGTTATGGGTGTGTTCGTTGGCAGCCAGCGGACTATCCAGATGGGGAAACATCAGCATCATTAGAGGAAAAGAAGCTTGAGATGATTGATATATTCAGCCGAGAGGGACTAAAGGGCGCTGAGAGAGGAAGGGTAGAAGACCTAATGGCAATCACTTATGCCAAACAGCGGGAATACATCAACGCAAAGCCTTCCCCAAGCATTCTGAATGTGGGTAAAGAGTGGCCATTTCTCTTTTCACAGAAGTTTTTATTGTCACACTTCACCACTCTCACCAATGTTGAACTATACACAAGACTGAATGAAGATATGGACAAAAAGGGTAAAAGACTCCTGGATTTCTTCAGTAGTCAGATTACAAAGTGGAGGAAAGAAGTAAGAGCTGTTCTGAAGGAAGCCATAAAGAAAGGCCGAGAAGGATCTGATGGCCTAGCAGCGATGCTTGTGATGTTGGCACACTTCAAAGAGCAAGAGGAGTCACTTTTTCTCATTGCTGAT GTTGACGAACCTCCAGTTTTTCAAGTAAATACAG GAGACTACCACTCCCGCAGACGCAGAGGCCCAGCTGTCTCTCCCAGTCACTCCAAGGATCATCATGCTCG GAGAGACAATCCTGACTGCAAAAAAATGGATGCTGTCGATCGAGGGGAGGGTCGTAATCCCACCTGGTGCTCACATGGCAGACTTCACCACTGCCTTGGCCGCTCTTTTCGCCTGTTACTATGTATTCAAGCTAGAGTATCAGGTGGAAGCCAGCACAACACTGGAGTTTGTTCAGAg GTTTTTAGTCAGGATTAA
- the LOC113120698 gene encoding serine incorporator 1-like, producing the protein MGAVLGLCSMASWIPCLCGSAPCLLCRCCPSGNNSTVTRLIYAFFMLLGVGIACIMLMPGMEGHLKKIPGFCEGGTGSSIPGVQGHVNCDVLVGYKAVYRVCFGMAMFFLLFSLIMVKVKSSQDPRAAVHNGFWFFKFAAATAITVGAFFIPEGPFTTVWFYIGMAGAFCFILIQLVLLIDFAHSWNESWVEKMEDGNSRCWYAALLSATAINYALSLVSLVLFYVYYTHSDGCTENKVFISINMLMCVGVSVMSILPKIQESQPRSGLLQSSIVTLYTMYLTWSAMTNEPERRCNPSLLGIIGLNSTTPAGQDRVVQWWDAQGIVGLILFLMCVLYSSIRNSSKTQVNKLTLTSDESALIEDGPVPENFEVGDDGSNRAVDNEKDGVTYSYSFFHFMLFLASLYIMMTLTNWYSPDSSYETMTSKWPSVWVKITSSWICISLYVWTLVAPLVLINRDFD; encoded by the exons ATGGGGGCCGTGCTCGGGCTTTGTTCCATGGCCAGTTGG ATTCCTTGCCTTTGTGGCAGTGCTCCCTGCCTGCTGTGCAGATGCTGCCCAAGTGGAAACAACTCCACAGTCACTCGGCTGATCTATGCCTTCTTTATGCTGCTGGGTGTGGGCATCGCCTGCATCATGCTCATGCCAGGCATGGAGGGCCATCTGAAGAAG ATTCCAGGCTTTTGTGAAGGAGGAACGGGGTCGTCCATCCCGGGAGTCCAAGGTCATGTGAACTGCGATGTGCTGGTGGGCTATAAGGCTGTGTATCGTGTGTGCTTTGGAATGGCTATGTTCTTTCTGCTCTTCTCGCTCATCATGGTAAAGGTCAAGAGCAGCCAGGACCCAAGAGCTGCTGTGCATAACGG GTTTTGGTTTTTCAAGTTTGCGGCTGCCACTGCTATTACAGTTGGAGCTTTCTTCATTCCTGAAGGCCCTTTTACTACtg TCTGGTTTTACATTGGCATGGCTGGAGCGTTCTGTTTCATCCTCATCCAGCTGGTGCTCTTGATCGACTTTGCTCATTCTTGGAACGAGTCCTGGGTGGAGAAAATGGAGGATGGAAACTCTCGCTGCTGGTATGCAG CTCTTCTATCTGCCACAGCCATCAACTACGCTCTGTCGCTGGTGTCTCTGGTCTTGTTCTATGTGTATTACACTCACTCTGATGGCTGCACTGAGAACAAAGTCTTCATCAGCATCAACATGCTGATGTGCGTTGGTGTATCTGTCATGTCCATCTTGCCTAAAATCCAG GAGTCCCAGCCCAGATCTGGTCTCTTGCAGTCCTCCATTGTTACTCTGTACACTATGTATCTGACTTGGTCTGCCATGACCAATGAGCCTG AGCGCAGATGCAACCCTAGCTTGCTTGGCATTATTGGCCTCAACAGCACCACCCCTGCTGGTCAGGACCGTGTTGTTCAGTGGTGGGATGCCCAGGGCATTGTGGGCTTGATCTTGTTCCTGATGTGTGTGCTGTACTCCAG CATCCGAAACTCAAGCAAGACCCAAGTCAACAAACTGACCCTCACCAGTGACGAGTCTGCTTTGATTGAGGATGGTCCCGTTCCAGAGAACTTTGAAGTGGGTGATGATGGCTCCAACCGTGCCGTTGACAATGAGAAGGATGGAGTCACCTACAGCTACTCTTTCTTCCACTTCATGCTTTTCTTGGCTTCCTTGTATATCATGATGACACTGACAAACTGGTACAG ccCTGACTCCAGCTATGAGACTATGACCAGCAAGTGGCCCTCTGTGTGGGTGAAGATCACCTCCAGCTGGATCTGCATCTCGCTGTATGTGTGGACCCTGGTGGCTCCTCTGGTCCTCATCAACCGTGACTTCGACTGA
- the LOC113120700 gene encoding sterile alpha motif domain-containing protein 3-like isoform X1 has protein sequence MDSIEKAIQAVLPQLDEAKLETLVNELVKVGVEGPDDLQFIQEDDIKHLLTPIQCRKIIHSLKVCNAGPSNPQLIPSSSEPLSVAYSSTCPISSVSTISAWVNSFEVPWNKVRLTLRRAVDAGERPAPDDRRHLIKVTVDAMRERSLNPTRRECVVVAKAITQKYPNSFLDKNEEGDLIGCGYFSIINQLKTRVEYLNRGNSLSRLRKHKRTQRDDEDGDDDQPAVATCARIDSYGCVRWQPADYPDGETSASLEEKKLEMIDIFSREGLKGAERGRVEDLMAITYAKQREYINAKPSPSILNVGKEWPFLFSQKFLLSHFTTLTNVELYTRLNEDMDKKGKRLLDFFSSQITKWRKEVRAVLKEAIKKGREGSDGLAAMLVMLAHFKEQEESLFLIADETTTPADAEAQLSLPVTPRIIMLGETILTAKKWMLSIEGRVVIPPGAHMADFTTALAALFACYYVFKLEYQVEASTTLEFVQRFLVRINPDSNKCTAKEQMSKTTGRVVKRKTSYMNPHVMSFIRDFTEFYLLTD, from the exons ATGGACTCCATTGAGAAGGCAATACAGGCCGTGCTACCACAGCTAGATGAAGCAAAGCTTGAAACTTTAGTCAATGAGTTGGTGAAAGTAGGTGTTGAAGGACCAGATGATCTGCAGTTTATTCAAGAAGATGACATCAAACATCTGCTTacacccattcagtgcagaaaAATTATTCATTCCTTGAAAG TGTGTAATGCAGGTCCTTCCAATCCCCAGCTGATCCCTTCATCGTCTGAGCCACTGTCAGTTGCCTATTCCAGCACATGCCCCATATCATCTGTAAGCACCATCTCTGCATGGGTGAACAGTTTTGAGGTGCCATGGAACAAAGTGAGGCTGACTCTTAGAAGAGCAGTAGATGCTGGTGAGAGGCCAGCTCCGGATGACCGCAGACACTTGATAAAAGTCACTGTTGATGCGATGAGAGAGCGTTCCTTGAACCCTACTCGCAGAGAGTGTGTGGTAGTGGCTAAAGCTATAActcaaaaatatccaaatagctttTTAGACAAAAATGAAGAGGGGGACCTAATTGGATGTGGGTATTTCAGCATTATAAATCAGCTCAAAACCAGAGTAGAATATTTGAATCGAGGCAACTCTCTTTCCCGTCTGAGGAAGCACAAACGCACCCAGAGAGATGATGAGGATGGTGATGATGACCAGCCAGCAGTAGCTACATGTGCAAGAATCGACAGTTATGGGTGTGTTCGTTGGCAGCCAGCGGACTATCCAGATGGGGAAACATCAGCATCATTAGAGGAAAAGAAGCTTGAGATGATTGATATATTCAGCCGAGAGGGACTAAAGGGCGCTGAGAGAGGAAGGGTAGAAGACCTAATGGCAATCACTTATGCCAAACAGCGGGAATACATCAACGCAAAGCCTTCCCCAAGCATTCTGAATGTGGGTAAAGAGTGGCCATTTCTCTTTTCACAGAAGTTTTTATTGTCACACTTCACCACTCTCACCAATGTTGAACTATACACAAGACTGAATGAAGATATGGACAAAAAGGGTAAAAGACTCCTGGATTTCTTCAGTAGTCAGATTACAAAGTGGAGGAAAGAAGTAAGAGCTGTTCTGAAGGAAGCCATAAAGAAAGGCCGAGAAGGATCTGATGGCCTAGCAGCGATGCTTGTGATGTTGGCACACTTCAAAGAGCAAGAGGAGTCACTTTTTCTCATTGCTGAT GAGACTACCACTCCCGCAGACGCAGAGGCCCAGCTGTCTCTCCCAGTCACTCCAAGGATCATCATGCTCG GAGAGACAATCCTGACTGCAAAAAAATGGATGCTGTCGATCGAGGGGAGGGTCGTAATCCCACCTGGTGCTCACATGGCAGACTTCACCACTGCCTTGGCCGCTCTTTTCGCCTGTTACTATGTATTCAAGCTAGAGTATCAGGTGGAAGCCAGCACAACACTGGAGTTTGTTCAGAg GTTTTTAGTCAGGATTAATCCTGACTCCAACAAGTGCACTGCCAAGGAGCAGATGAGCAAGACGACTGGGAGAGTGGTGAAGCGGAAGACTTCATACATGAACCCCCATGTCATGTCCTTCATCAGGGACTTCACGGAGTTCTATTTGCTAACTGACTAG